A region of Mesorhizobium sp. AR02 DNA encodes the following proteins:
- a CDS encoding transcriptional regulator, translated as MNDNEERPVTIITGRVWKRKGGKVEGVHVMLVAPDDDSAVRRALESLAAEGYAEAELDQIGDMDGVPDDEPHLSAYQGALEGEVSIVTFDVPI; from the coding sequence GTGAACGACAATGAGGAGCGCCCGGTCACCATTATCACCGGCCGGGTGTGGAAGCGCAAAGGCGGCAAAGTGGAAGGCGTGCATGTCATGCTGGTCGCCCCCGACGACGATTCGGCGGTGCGCCGCGCCCTCGAATCGCTTGCGGCGGAAGGTTACGCCGAGGCCGAGCTCGACCAGATCGGCGACATGGACGGCGTGCCCGACGACGAGCCGCATTTGTCAGCCTACCAGGGCGCGCTCGAAGGCGAAGTGTCGATCGTCACCTTCGACGTGCCGATCTGA
- the rpsC gene encoding 30S ribosomal protein S3, producing the protein MGQKVNPIGLRLGINRTWDSRWFANTGEYGKLLHEDIKIRKYLEKELKQAAISKVVIERPHKKCRVTIHAARPGLIIGKKGADIEKLRKKLMEMTKSETHLNIVEVRKPEIDATLVAQSIAQQLERRIAFRRAMKRAVQSAMRLGAEGIRINCAGRLGGAEIARMEWYREGRVPLHTLRADVDYGTAEAHTAYGICGVKVWVFKGEILEHDPMASERRATEGDAAHGGGGDRERGRRRENA; encoded by the coding sequence ATGGGCCAGAAAGTCAATCCGATCGGTCTTCGCCTCGGCATCAACCGCACCTGGGATTCGCGCTGGTTCGCGAACACCGGCGAGTACGGCAAGCTGCTGCATGAGGACATCAAGATCCGCAAATATCTTGAGAAGGAACTCAAGCAGGCCGCGATCTCCAAGGTCGTGATAGAGCGCCCGCACAAGAAGTGCCGCGTCACCATCCATGCCGCGCGCCCGGGTCTGATCATCGGCAAGAAGGGCGCCGACATCGAGAAGCTTCGCAAGAAGCTGATGGAGATGACGAAGTCCGAGACGCACCTCAACATCGTTGAAGTGCGCAAGCCGGAAATCGACGCGACCCTGGTCGCCCAGTCGATCGCCCAGCAGCTCGAGCGTCGTATCGCGTTCCGTCGCGCCATGAAGCGCGCCGTTCAGTCGGCGATGCGCCTCGGTGCCGAAGGCATCCGCATCAACTGCGCCGGCCGTCTTGGCGGCGCCGAGATCGCGCGCATGGAATGGTATCGTGAAGGCCGCGTGCCGCTGCATACGCTGCGCGCCGATGTCGACTACGGCACGGCCGAAGCGCATACGGCTTACGGTATCTGCGGCGTCAAGGTCTGGGTATTCAAGGGCGAGATCCTCGAGCACGATCCGATGGCTTCGGAGCGTCGCGCGACCGAGGGTGATGCTGCGCATGGCGGTGGTGGTGATCGCGAACGCGGTCGTCGTCGCGAAAACGCCTGA
- the tuf gene encoding elongation factor Tu translates to MAKGKFERTKPHVNIGTIGHVDHGKTSLTAAITKYFGEYKRYDQIDAAPEEKARGITISTAHVEYETANRHYAHVDCPGHADYVKNMITGAAQMDGAILVVSAADGPMPQTREHILLARQVGVPSIVVFLNKVDQVDDAELLELVELEVRELLSKNEFPGDDIPIVKGSALAALEDSNKTIGEDAIRELMAQVDAYIPTPVRPLDKPFLMPIEDVFSISGRGTVVTGRVERGVVKVGEELEIIGIRPTTKTTCTGVEMFRKLLDQGQAGDNIGALLRGVDREGVERGQVLAKPGTVKPHKKFVAEAYILTKDEGGRHTPFFTNYRPQFYFRTTDVTGIVSLPAGTEMVMPGDNITVDVELIVPIAMEEKLRFAIREGGRTVGAGIVVTIKE, encoded by the coding sequence ATGGCAAAAGGTAAATTCGAGCGCACTAAGCCTCATGTGAACATCGGCACGATTGGTCACGTTGACCATGGCAAGACGTCGCTGACGGCGGCGATCACGAAGTATTTTGGCGAGTACAAGCGCTACGACCAGATCGATGCGGCGCCGGAAGAGAAGGCCCGCGGCATCACGATCTCGACGGCTCACGTCGAATACGAGACGGCCAACCGCCACTATGCCCACGTCGACTGCCCCGGCCACGCCGACTATGTGAAGAACATGATCACCGGCGCCGCGCAGATGGACGGCGCGATCCTGGTCGTGTCGGCTGCCGACGGCCCGATGCCGCAGACCCGCGAGCACATCCTGCTGGCCCGTCAGGTCGGCGTGCCGTCGATCGTGGTGTTCCTCAACAAGGTCGACCAGGTCGACGACGCCGAGCTGCTCGAACTGGTCGAGCTCGAGGTTCGCGAGCTGCTCTCGAAGAACGAATTCCCCGGCGACGACATTCCGATCGTCAAGGGTTCGGCGCTGGCCGCTCTTGAAGATTCGAACAAGACGATCGGCGAGGACGCGATCCGCGAGCTGATGGCTCAGGTCGACGCCTACATCCCGACGCCGGTTCGTCCGCTCGACAAGCCGTTCCTGATGCCGATCGAAGACGTGTTCTCGATCTCGGGCCGTGGCACGGTCGTCACCGGCCGCGTCGAGCGCGGCGTGGTCAAGGTCGGCGAGGAACTCGAGATCATCGGCATCCGTCCGACGACCAAGACGACCTGCACGGGCGTGGAAATGTTCCGCAAGCTGCTCGATCAGGGCCAGGCTGGCGACAACATCGGCGCGCTGCTGCGTGGCGTTGATCGTGAAGGTGTCGAGCGCGGCCAGGTTCTGGCCAAGCCGGGCACGGTGAAGCCGCACAAGAAGTTCGTGGCCGAAGCCTACATCCTGACCAAGGACGAAGGTGGCCGTCACACGCCGTTCTTCACCAACTACCGTCCGCAGTTCTACTTCCGCACGACCGACGTGACCGGCATCGTGTCGCTGCCGGCTGGCACCGAGATGGTGATGCCTGGCGACAACATCACGGTCGATGTCGAGCTGATCGTGCCGATCGCCATGGAAGAGAAGCTGCGCTTCGCCATCCGTGAAGGCGGCCGCACCGTCGGTGCCGGCATCGTCGTCACCATCAAAGAGTAA
- the rpsL gene encoding 30S ribosomal protein S12 → MPTVNQLIRKPRIAPVKRNKVPAMQQNPQKRGVCTRVYTTTPKKPNSALRKVAKIRLTNGFEVIGYIPGEGHNLQEHSVVMIRGGRVKDLPGVRYHIIRGVLDTQGVKNRKQRRSKYGAKRPK, encoded by the coding sequence ATGCCTACCGTCAACCAGCTGATCCGCAAGCCGCGCATTGCGCCGGTGAAGCGCAACAAGGTCCCGGCCATGCAGCAGAACCCGCAGAAGCGGGGCGTCTGCACGCGCGTCTATACAACGACGCCGAAGAAGCCGAACTCGGCGCTGCGCAAGGTGGCCAAGATCCGCCTGACCAATGGTTTTGAAGTGATCGGTTACATCCCCGGCGAAGGTCACAACCTTCAGGAGCACTCCGTGGTCATGATCCGCGGCGGCCGCGTCAAGGATCTTCCGGGCGTTCGCTACCACATCATCCGCGGCGTGCTCGACACGCAGGGCGTGAAGAACCGCAAGCAGCGCCGTTCGAAGTACGGCGCCAAGCGTCCGAAGTAA
- the rplV gene encoding 50S ribosomal protein L22, with amino-acid sequence MGKAKAPRRLADNEARAVLRTIRISPQKLNLVAALIRGKKVATALSDLEFSAKRISGTVKKTLESAIANAENNHDLDVDALIVAEAYVGKSIVMKRFHARGRGRASRIEKPFSHLTIVVREVEEKGEAA; translated from the coding sequence ATGGGCAAGGCCAAAGCTCCGCGCAGGCTTGCTGACAACGAAGCGCGCGCCGTATTGCGCACGATCCGTATCAGCCCGCAGAAGCTGAACCTCGTTGCCGCGCTGATCCGCGGCAAGAAGGTCGCGACAGCGCTTTCCGACCTCGAATTCTCGGCCAAGCGGATTTCCGGCACGGTCAAGAAGACGCTCGAGTCGGCGATTGCCAACGCGGAAAACAACCACGACCTGGACGTCGATGCGCTGATCGTGGCGGAAGCCTATGTCGGCAAGTCGATCGTCATGAAGCGGTTCCACGCTCGTGGCCGTGGTCGCGCCAGCCGTATCGAGAAGCCGTTCTCGCACCTCACGATCGTCGTTCGTGAAGTCGAAGAAAAAGGGGAGGCCGCATAA
- the rplB gene encoding 50S ribosomal protein L2: MALKKFNPVTPSTRQLVIVDRSGLYKGKPVKGLTEGLTKSGGRNNHGRITARFIGGGHKRSYRIIDFKRRKFDVVGTVERIEYDPNRTAFIALIKYDDGELSYIIAPQRLAPGDKILAGESVDVKPGNAMPLASMPVGTIVHNIELKPGKGAQVARSAGGYGQLVGRDQGMAILRLNSGEQRVVHGSCMATVGAVSNPDHGNINDGKAGRTVWRGKRPHNRGVTMNPVDHPHGGGEGRTSGGRHPVSPWGKPTKGKKTRSNKATDKFILRSRHQRKS; the protein is encoded by the coding sequence ATGGCACTGAAAAAATTCAACCCGGTAACGCCGAGCACCCGCCAGCTGGTCATCGTCGACCGCTCGGGCCTCTACAAGGGCAAGCCCGTCAAGGGTCTGACCGAAGGCCTGACCAAGTCGGGCGGCCGCAACAATCATGGTCGCATCACCGCCCGCTTCATCGGTGGTGGCCACAAGCGTTCGTACCGCATCATCGACTTCAAGCGTCGCAAGTTCGACGTTGTCGGCACGGTCGAGCGTATCGAGTATGATCCGAACCGCACCGCCTTCATCGCGCTGATAAAGTATGATGATGGTGAGCTGTCCTACATCATTGCTCCGCAGCGTCTGGCTCCCGGCGACAAGATCTTGGCCGGCGAATCGGTCGACGTGAAGCCGGGCAACGCGATGCCGCTGGCCTCGATGCCGGTCGGCACCATCGTCCACAACATCGAGCTGAAGCCGGGCAAGGGCGCCCAGGTCGCTCGTTCGGCAGGCGGCTACGGCCAGCTGGTCGGCCGTGACCAGGGCATGGCGATCCTGCGCCTCAATTCGGGCGAGCAGCGTGTCGTTCACGGCTCCTGCATGGCCACCGTCGGTGCCGTGTCCAATCCGGACCATGGCAACATCAACGACGGCAAGGCCGGCCGTACGGTTTGGCGTGGCAAGCGTCCGCACAATCGCGGCGTGACCATGAACCCGGTTGACCACCCGCACGGCGGCGGCGAAGGCCGCACCTCCGGTGGTCGTCATCCGGTCAGCCCGTGGGGCAAGCCGACCAAGGGCAAGAAGACGCGGTCCAATAAGGCGACCGACAAGTTCATCCTGCGCTCGCGCCATCAGCGCAAGAGCTAA
- a CDS encoding PLP-dependent cysteine synthase family protein encodes MAGPKAVEPASRAWADRAIAAIEADQHRSADTHLWKLDLPALAGIDFYLKDESTHPTGSLKHRLARSLFLYGLCNGLIREGSPVIEASSGSTAVSEAYFARMIGVPFYAVMPRSTSREKIAAIEHYGGNCHFIDDGRRIYAESAELTERLGGHFVDQFTHAERATDWRGNNNIADSIFGQMREERHPIPSWIVMSAGTGGTTATIGRYLRYKRHATRLSVVDVERSAFFDGFATHDRDCRCEQPSRIEGIGRPRMEPSFVPGVIDHMLRIPDALSLAAMRVLSRRLGRRVGGSTGTNFIAMCFQAARMIEHGKTGSLVTLICDSGDRYANTYYSDEWLAANGLDPSPFEPAIEAFLAGGKLALQFEESWG; translated from the coding sequence ATGGCTGGACCGAAAGCGGTTGAACCTGCATCCCGGGCCTGGGCCGACCGGGCGATCGCCGCGATCGAGGCCGACCAGCACCGTTCCGCCGACACCCACCTCTGGAAACTCGACCTGCCGGCGCTGGCTGGCATCGACTTCTATCTCAAGGATGAATCCACCCATCCGACCGGCAGCCTGAAGCACCGGCTGGCGCGTTCACTGTTTCTCTATGGGCTGTGCAATGGCCTCATCCGCGAAGGCTCACCGGTAATCGAAGCGTCATCCGGTTCGACGGCGGTGTCGGAAGCCTATTTCGCCCGCATGATCGGCGTGCCGTTCTATGCGGTGATGCCGCGTTCGACCTCGCGTGAAAAGATCGCCGCGATCGAACACTATGGCGGCAACTGTCATTTCATCGACGACGGCAGGCGCATCTATGCCGAGTCGGCCGAACTCACGGAGCGGCTCGGTGGTCATTTCGTGGATCAGTTCACCCACGCCGAACGGGCCACCGACTGGCGCGGCAACAACAACATCGCTGATTCCATCTTCGGACAGATGCGCGAGGAGCGGCACCCGATCCCAAGCTGGATCGTGATGAGTGCCGGTACGGGCGGCACCACGGCCACGATCGGCCGCTACCTGCGCTACAAGCGGCATGCGACCCGGCTGTCGGTCGTGGATGTCGAGCGCTCGGCTTTCTTTGACGGCTTTGCCACGCATGATCGCGATTGCCGCTGCGAGCAGCCGTCGCGGATCGAGGGCATCGGTCGGCCGCGCATGGAACCATCCTTCGTGCCCGGCGTGATCGACCACATGCTGAGGATACCGGATGCGCTGTCGCTGGCGGCGATGCGGGTGCTGTCGCGCCGACTCGGCCGCCGTGTCGGTGGCTCGACCGGCACCAACTTCATCGCCATGTGCTTTCAGGCCGCGCGCATGATCGAGCATGGCAAGACCGGTTCGCTGGTGACGCTGATCTGTGATTCCGGCGACCGCTATGCCAACACCTATTATTCCGACGAATGGCTGGCCGCCAACGGCCTCGACCCCTCGCCCTTCGAACCTGCGATCGAAGCCTTTCTGGCGGGCGGAAAACTGGCGCTGCAGTTCGAGGAAAGCTGGGGCTGA
- the rpsJ gene encoding 30S ribosomal protein S10: MNGQNIRIRLKAFDHRVLDASTKEIVSTAKRTGANVRGPIPLPTRIEKFTVNRSPHVDKKSREQFEMRTHKRLLDIVDPTPQTVDALMKLDLAAGVDVEIKL, encoded by the coding sequence ATGAACGGACAGAATATCCGCATCCGCCTGAAGGCGTTTGATCACCGCGTGCTCGACGCCTCGACGAAGGAAATCGTGTCGACGGCCAAGCGCACCGGCGCAAACGTCCGCGGCCCCATTCCGCTGCCGACGCGGATCGAAAAGTTCACGGTGAACCGGTCGCCCCACGTCGACAAGAAGAGCCGCGAGCAGTTCGAGATGCGCACGCACAAGCGTCTGCTCGACATCGTCGATCCGACCCCGCAGACCGTCGATGCTTTGATGAAGCTCGATCTGGCCGCCGGCGTCGACGTCGAGATCAAGCTCTAA
- the rplP gene encoding 50S ribosomal protein L16: MLQPKRTKFRKQFKGRIHGTAKGGTNLDFGGFGLKALEPNRVTAREIEAARRAITREMKRAGRVWIRIFPDVPVTSKPTEVRMGKGKGAVDYWAARVKPGRIMFEIDGVNEETAREALRLGAAKLSVKTRFVQRIAE; the protein is encoded by the coding sequence ATGCTGCAGCCAAAGCGCACAAAGTTCCGCAAGCAGTTCAAGGGCCGTATCCATGGTACCGCAAAGGGCGGCACCAACCTGGATTTCGGTGGTTTCGGGCTGAAGGCGCTTGAGCCGAACCGCGTCACCGCGCGTGAGATCGAGGCGGCCCGCCGCGCGATCACCCGTGAAATGAAGCGTGCCGGCCGCGTCTGGATCCGTATTTTCCCAGACGTGCCGGTCACCTCGAAGCCGACCGAAGTCCGCATGGGCAAGGGCAAGGGCGCGGTCGACTACTGGGCGGCGCGCGTCAAGCCGGGCCGCATCATGTTCGAGATCGACGGCGTCAATGAAGAAACCGCCCGTGAGGCGCTGCGTCTCGGCGCGGCCAAGCTCTCGGTCAAGACGCGCTTCGTACAGCGCATCGCAGAATAA
- the rplC gene encoding 50S ribosomal protein L3 — protein MRSGVIAKKVGMTRIYNDAGEHVPVTVLQMENCQVVAQRTQEKNGYTAVQLGVGLAKVKNTSKAMRGHFATASVEPKAKVAEFRVSADNMIDVGAEITVEHFVAGQKVDVTGTTIGKGFQGVIKRHHMGGGRATHGNSVSHRTHGSTGQRQDPGKVFKGKHMAGHMGDTRVTTQNVEIVSTDADRGLILIRGAVPGSKGAWILVRDAAKVALPANAPKPAAIRPVAAGSAAKNEAPATEGAE, from the coding sequence ATGCGTTCAGGTGTGATTGCAAAGAAGGTGGGAATGACCCGCATCTACAACGATGCCGGGGAACATGTTCCCGTCACCGTTCTCCAGATGGAGAACTGCCAGGTCGTGGCGCAGCGCACGCAGGAGAAGAATGGCTATACCGCCGTTCAGCTCGGCGTTGGCCTCGCCAAGGTGAAGAACACGTCGAAGGCGATGCGCGGCCATTTCGCGACCGCTTCCGTCGAGCCGAAGGCGAAGGTCGCCGAGTTCCGCGTCTCCGCCGACAACATGATCGATGTCGGCGCCGAGATCACCGTCGAGCACTTCGTCGCCGGCCAGAAGGTCGATGTGACGGGCACGACGATCGGCAAGGGTTTCCAGGGCGTCATCAAGCGTCATCACATGGGTGGTGGCCGCGCGACGCACGGTAACTCGGTCTCGCACCGTACGCACGGTTCGACCGGCCAGCGCCAGGACCCGGGCAAGGTGTTCAAGGGCAAGCATATGGCTGGCCACATGGGCGATACCCGCGTCACCACGCAGAATGTCGAGATCGTCTCGACCGATGCCGACCGCGGCCTGATCCTGATCCGCGGAGCGGTTCCCGGATCGAAGGGCGCCTGGATCCTGGTCCGCGACGCGGCCAAGGTGGCACTGCCGGCCAATGCGCCGAAGCCCGCCGCGATCCGCCCAGTTGCAGCAGGAAGTGCTGCTAAGAACGAGGCTCCGGCCACAGAGGGAGCGGAATAA
- a CDS encoding 50S ribosomal protein L23 — MTDLRHYDVIVSPAITEKSTMASEQNQVVFNVAKKASKPEIKAAVEALFGVKVMAVNTLVRKGKIKRFRGTIGRQSDVKKAIVTLADGQSIDVATGL; from the coding sequence ATGACCGACCTTCGTCACTACGACGTGATCGTCAGCCCGGCGATCACCGAAAAGTCGACCATGGCTTCCGAGCAGAACCAGGTCGTCTTCAACGTCGCCAAGAAGGCGTCGAAGCCGGAAATCAAGGCCGCCGTCGAAGCGCTGTTCGGCGTCAAGGTGATGGCCGTGAACACGCTTGTCCGCAAGGGCAAGATCAAGCGCTTCCGCGGCACGATCGGCCGCCAGAGCGACGTCAAGAAGGCGATTGTGACGCTGGCCGACGGCCAGTCGATCGACGTCGCGACGGGTCTCTGA
- the fusA gene encoding elongation factor G translates to MAREYKIEDYRNFGIMAHIDAGKTTTTERVLYYTGKSHKIGEVHDGAATMDWMEQEQERGITITSAATTTFWKGRDGKMHRFNIIDTPGHVDFTIEVERSLRVLDGAIALLDANAGVEPQTETVWRQADKYRVPRMIFCNKMDKIGADFYRSVEMIGSRLGAQAVVMQLPIGAETEFKGVVDLVEMNALVWRDETLGAAWDVVEIPADLQARAEEYREKMIEAAVEMDETALENYLEGKMPSNDEIRSLIRKGTIAVKFYPMFCGSAFKNKGVQPLLDAVVEYLPSPADVPAIKGVDAKTDAEIERHADDNEPLSMLAFKIMNDPFVGSLTFARIYSGKLTKGVSVDNTVKGKKERIGRMLQMHANSRADVEEAFAGDIVALAGLKDTTTGDTLCDPLHPVILERMEFPDPVIQIAIEPKTKNDQEKMGLALHRLAAEDPSFRVKTDEESGQTIISGMGELHLDIIVDRMRREFKVEANVGAPQVAYRETITRKHEQDYTHKKQTGGTGQFARVKVVFEPNSESEDFVFESKIVGGAVPKEYIPGVEKGIQSVMGAGPFAGFPMIGVRATLIDGAYHDVDSSVLAFEIASRACFREAAPKLGVQLLEPIMKVEVVTPEDYVGSVIGDLNGRRGQIQGQEARGVAVVINAMVPLANMFKYVDNLRSMSQGRAAYTMQFDHYEPVPTAVAQEVQKKYA, encoded by the coding sequence ATGGCCCGCGAATACAAAATCGAAGACTACCGCAATTTCGGTATCATGGCGCATATTGACGCCGGCAAGACGACGACCACCGAGCGCGTCCTCTATTACACGGGCAAGTCGCACAAGATCGGCGAAGTGCACGACGGCGCTGCCACCATGGATTGGATGGAGCAGGAGCAGGAACGCGGCATCACCATCACGTCGGCCGCCACCACGACCTTCTGGAAGGGTCGCGACGGCAAGATGCACCGCTTCAACATCATCGACACCCCCGGGCACGTCGACTTCACCATCGAAGTCGAGCGTTCGCTGCGCGTGCTTGACGGCGCCATCGCGCTGCTCGACGCCAACGCCGGTGTCGAGCCGCAGACGGAAACCGTCTGGCGCCAGGCCGACAAGTACCGCGTGCCGCGTATGATCTTCTGCAACAAGATGGACAAGATCGGCGCCGACTTCTACCGCTCGGTCGAGATGATCGGCTCGCGCCTCGGTGCGCAGGCTGTCGTCATGCAGCTGCCGATCGGCGCCGAGACCGAATTCAAGGGTGTTGTCGACCTCGTCGAGATGAACGCGCTCGTCTGGCGCGACGAGACGCTGGGCGCTGCCTGGGACGTCGTCGAGATCCCGGCTGACCTCCAGGCTCGTGCCGAGGAATACCGCGAGAAGATGATCGAAGCCGCCGTCGAAATGGACGAGACGGCGCTCGAGAACTACCTCGAAGGCAAGATGCCGTCGAATGACGAGATCCGTTCGCTGATCCGCAAGGGCACGATCGCGGTCAAGTTCTACCCGATGTTCTGCGGCTCGGCTTTCAAGAACAAGGGCGTGCAGCCGCTGCTCGACGCCGTTGTCGAATATTTGCCGTCGCCGGCCGACGTTCCCGCCATCAAGGGTGTCGATGCCAAGACCGACGCCGAGATCGAGCGTCATGCGGACGATAACGAGCCGCTGTCGATGCTCGCTTTCAAGATCATGAACGACCCGTTCGTCGGTTCGCTGACCTTTGCCCGCATCTATTCGGGCAAGCTCACCAAGGGCGTCTCGGTCGACAACACCGTCAAGGGCAAGAAGGAGCGCATCGGCCGCATGCTGCAGATGCATGCGAATTCGCGCGCCGACGTCGAAGAAGCTTTCGCCGGCGACATCGTCGCTCTGGCTGGCCTCAAGGACACGACCACTGGCGACACGCTGTGCGATCCGCTGCATCCGGTTATCCTCGAGCGCATGGAATTCCCCGATCCGGTCATCCAGATCGCTATCGAGCCGAAGACCAAGAACGACCAGGAAAAGATGGGCCTCGCCCTTCACCGCCTGGCTGCCGAGGATCCGTCCTTCCGCGTCAAGACCGACGAGGAAAGCGGCCAGACCATCATCTCCGGCATGGGCGAACTGCACCTCGACATCATCGTCGACCGCATGCGTCGCGAGTTCAAGGTCGAAGCCAATGTCGGCGCTCCGCAGGTGGCCTATCGCGAGACGATCACCCGCAAGCACGAGCAGGATTACACGCACAAGAAGCAGACCGGTGGTACCGGCCAGTTCGCTCGTGTGAAAGTTGTGTTCGAGCCGAATTCGGAGAGCGAAGACTTCGTGTTCGAGTCCAAGATCGTCGGCGGCGCCGTGCCGAAGGAATACATTCCGGGTGTCGAAAAGGGCATCCAGAGCGTCATGGGCGCAGGTCCGTTCGCTGGCTTCCCGATGATCGGCGTCAGGGCGACGCTCATCGACGGCGCCTACCACGACGTCGACTCCTCGGTCCTGGCCTTCGAAATCGCGTCCCGTGCATGCTTCCGTGAAGCCGCACCCAAGCTTGGCGTGCAGCTGCTCGAGCCGATCATGAAGGTCGAAGTCGTGACGCCGGAAGACTACGTCGGCAGCGTCATTGGCGACCTGAACGGCCGTCGTGGCCAGATCCAGGGCCAGGAAGCGCGTGGCGTGGCTGTCGTCATCAACGCGATGGTGCCGCTCGCCAACATGTTCAAGTACGTCGACAACCTGCGCTCGATGAGCCAGGGCCGCGCGGCCTACACGATGCAGTTCGATCATTACGAGCCGGTCCCGACCGCGGTCGCTCAGGAAGTCCAGAAAAAGTACGCGTAA
- the rpsS gene encoding 30S ribosomal protein S19 yields the protein MTRSIWKGPFIDGYLLKKVDKVREGGRNEVIKMWSRRSTILPQFVGFTFGVYNGQKHVPVAVNEDMVGHKFGEFAPTRTYYGHGADKKAKRK from the coding sequence GTGACTCGTTCTATTTGGAAAGGCCCCTTCATCGACGGCTACCTTCTCAAGAAGGTGGATAAGGTTCGTGAAGGTGGTCGCAATGAGGTGATCAAGATGTGGAGCCGTCGCTCCACCATCCTGCCGCAGTTCGTCGGCTTCACCTTCGGTGTCTATAACGGCCAGAAGCATGTTCCTGTTGCGGTCAACGAGGACATGGTCGGTCACAAGTTCGGTGAATTCGCTCCGACCCGGACCTATTACGGTCACGGCGCGGATAAGAAGGCGAAGAGGAAATAA
- the rpsG gene encoding 30S ribosomal protein S7, translated as MSRRHSAEKREINPDPKFGDLIVTKFMNAVMYDGKKSVAETIVYGALDQVQSKTKQEPVTVFHQALDNVAPHVEVRSRRVGGATYQVPVDVRPERRQALAIRWLIAAARNRNETTMVDRLSGELMDAANNRGTAVKKREDTHKMAEANRAFAHYRW; from the coding sequence ATGTCGCGTCGTCACAGTGCAGAAAAGCGTGAGATCAATCCGGATCCGAAATTCGGCGATCTGATCGTCACCAAGTTCATGAATGCCGTCATGTATGACGGCAAGAAGTCGGTCGCCGAGACCATCGTCTACGGTGCGCTCGACCAGGTTCAGTCGAAGACCAAGCAGGAGCCGGTCACCGTCTTCCATCAGGCGCTCGACAATGTCGCGCCGCATGTGGAGGTGCGTTCGCGTCGCGTCGGCGGCGCCACCTACCAGGTTCCGGTCGACGTGCGCCCCGAGCGCCGTCAGGCGCTGGCCATTCGCTGGCTGATCGCTGCCGCCCGCAACCGCAACGAGACGACGATGGTCGACCGCCTCTCGGGCGAGCTGATGGACGCGGCCAACAACCGCGGCACGGCTGTCAAGAAGCGTGAAGACACCCACAAGATGGCTGAAGCCAACCGCGCTTTCGCACACTACCGCTGGTAA
- the rplD gene encoding 50S ribosomal protein L4, which yields MDLKITTLGGKDAGKVKLSEEIFGLDPREDILQRVVRWQLAKKQQGTHKAKGRAEIARTGAKMYKQKGTGRARHHSARAPQFRGGGKAHGPVVRSHEHDLPKKVRALGLKHALSAKAKSASIIIIDELKLTEAKTKALIANFATLGLSNALVIGGAELDQNFKLAATNIPNIDVLPIQGINVYDILRRGTLVLSKAAVEALEERFK from the coding sequence ATGGATCTCAAGATCACAACGCTTGGCGGCAAGGACGCCGGCAAGGTGAAACTCTCCGAGGAGATTTTCGGCCTTGATCCGCGCGAGGACATCCTGCAGCGCGTCGTGCGCTGGCAGCTTGCCAAGAAGCAGCAGGGCACGCACAAGGCCAAGGGCCGCGCGGAAATCGCGCGCACCGGCGCCAAGATGTACAAGCAGAAGGGTACGGGCCGCGCCCGTCACCATTCGGCACGCGCCCCGCAGTTCCGCGGCGGCGGCAAGGCCCACGGGCCGGTCGTTCGCAGCCATGAGCACGATCTGCCGAAGAAGGTTCGTGCGCTTGGCCTCAAGCATGCCCTCTCGGCCAAGGCCAAGAGCGCGTCGATCATCATCATCGACGAGCTGAAGCTGACCGAGGCCAAGACCAAGGCGCTGATCGCGAATTTCGCGACGCTGGGCCTGAGCAACGCCCTGGTGATTGGTGGCGCCGAGCTGGACCAGAACTTCAAGCTGGCCGCGACCAACATCCCCAACATCGACGTGCTGCCCATCCAGGGCATCAACGTCTACGACATTCTGCGCCGCGGCACGCTGGTCCTTTCGAAGGCCGCCGTCGAGGCTCTCGAGGAGCGCTTTAAATGA